One Archangium violaceum genomic window, AGTCCCGCTGCTCCGGGGCTTCGAGGGGGGTGGCCGCTCCACGGGCGGACTCGGTTGCGGGTGTCTGGGTCATTCCGGGGGCTCTCCTGTCCCCGGACTCTACAGTCCCCGGACTCCGCCCGTGGAGGGGCCTCGGGCTCAGCCCTCCTTCGGGGCCGAGGCCACGGCGGCGAACCGGTCCCCGTACGGCGGCACCTCGCGGTAGTCGATGCGGCACACGAGCACCTGCGGCCGGCGCTCCTCGTCCGCGCGCTGGAGCACCCGTGGCAGCAGCTCCGCGAGCTGACCCGGCCGCGTCACCTCGTGGGCCCGGGCGCCCAGGGACTCGGAGAACTTCACCAGGTCCGGATCTCCCAGGCTGAAGTAGGGGTCGTCCAGCGGGTACTCGCCCGCCGCCTGGGCGTGCTCGCCGTGGTTCACCATCCCCAGGTAGTTGTCGTTGAGGACGATGTAGACGGCGCCCACCTGGTAGCGCACCGCGGTGACGAGCTCCGTGCCGTTCATCAGGAACGAGCCGTCCCCGGTGAGCGCGATGGCCGTGTTCTCCGGCCTGCCAATCTTCCCGCCGATGACCGCGCCCATGGACCAGCCCATGGAGGACAGGCCGCAGGGATAGAAGACGCGGGCCGGTGGGGCGATGCGCAGACAGTGCGTGGCCCAGCCGGTGCAGTTGCCCATGTCCACGTACAGGTCCGTGCCGCCGTGCAGGTGCGCGTTGAGCTCCGCCATCACGTGCTGCGGCTTGAGCGGCCCATCCTCGGGCAGGGGGGCGGCGGCCGCGCGGTGGGCGAGGCTCAGCTCGTTGAGGTGCTGCCGGCGCTCGCGCACCTGCGCCTCGCTGCCCGGCGCGGCGTCATGGCCGAACTCCACCAGCCCCGCCACCACCGAGCCCACGTCCGCCACGATGGGCAGGTTCACCTGGAGGAACTGGCCGATGACGGACGGGGTGGCGTCCACCTGGATGACGGTGCTCGCCGACTGGAAGAGCGAGGAGAAGCTCTTGCTGGCCCACTCCCCCAGGCGGCTGCCCAGCACCAGCAGCACGTCCACGCCCTCGCCCAGGTACTGCTCGGCGCGCTTGCTGCCGGCGATGCCCAGCACACCCAGCGACAGGAAGTCCTCCTCGGAGAAGAGCCCCTTGCCCCGCAGGCTGGTGGCCACGGGGATACAGAAGCGGCGCACGAAGGCGGCGAACTCCGCGCCCCGGCTCTCCAGCGCCTCGCGCGCGCCCGAGCCCAGATAGATGAGGGGCCGCTTCGCCTGCCGCAGCAACTCGAAGGCCGTGTACACCTCGGAGGCCGGCGCGGCGGGCAGGCTGCCCTTCCACGCCCCCGGCGCCGTGGGCACGCTCACCTTCGCCAGCTTCTGCCGGGCGATGTTGGTGGGCAGGCTCACGTGCACCGCCCCGTGGGGCAGCGCGTGCACCGTCTTCATCGCCCGCTCGAACAGGCGCGGGAAGCTCTTCGCGTCCACGATGGTGGTGCTGGAGGCCGTGCAGTGCCGGAACATCTCCGCCGTGTTGATGCCTCCCTCGTCGGTGCTCTCCTGGATGGCGGCCAGCCCGAAGCGCTCGGTGGACACCTGACCGCTGAGGGTCAGCACCGGCACCTGATCCAGGTGCGCCGAGGCCACGCCCGTCATCGCGTTGGTGGCCCCGGGGCCCGCCGTCACCGCGCACACGCCCAGCTTGCCCGTGGCGCGCGCGTACCCGTCCGCCATGAAGGCCGAGCCTCCCTCGTGGCTGCCGATGATGAAGCGGATGCGCGCCTGGCGGCGCAGCGCCTGCACCAGCGGCGCGATGTTGCCTCCCGGAATGCCGAACACCGCGTCCACCTGCTCCGCCTCCAGGTGCGCCAGCAGCGCCTCCGCCACCGTGACATCCTCCAGCGTCCGGAACGAGCGCAGCTTCGTCAGCGTGGCGGACGGCCCCTCCGCGCGTGCGTGCGCCTCCGAATGCACCACGCTGTCCCTCGGGTGGGCTGCCACGAGCGTCTCCGTGGAGTGTCCATCCAGCAACGAGGGCGTTCCCTG contains:
- a CDS encoding thiamine pyrophosphate-binding protein is translated as MSQPALAKAASSVLIRGESTSALFAQGTPSLLDGHSTETLVAAHPRDSVVHSEAHARAEGPSATLTKLRSFRTLEDVTVAEALLAHLEAEQVDAVFGIPGGNIAPLVQALRRQARIRFIIGSHEGGSAFMADGYARATGKLGVCAVTAGPGATNAMTGVASAHLDQVPVLTLSGQVSTERFGLAAIQESTDEGGINTAEMFRHCTASSTTIVDAKSFPRLFERAMKTVHALPHGAVHVSLPTNIARQKLAKVSVPTAPGAWKGSLPAAPASEVYTAFELLRQAKRPLIYLGSGAREALESRGAEFAAFVRRFCIPVATSLRGKGLFSEEDFLSLGVLGIAGSKRAEQYLGEGVDVLLVLGSRLGEWASKSFSSLFQSASTVIQVDATPSVIGQFLQVNLPIVADVGSVVAGLVEFGHDAAPGSEAQVRERRQHLNELSLAHRAAAAPLPEDGPLKPQHVMAELNAHLHGGTDLYVDMGNCTGWATHCLRIAPPARVFYPCGLSSMGWSMGAVIGGKIGRPENTAIALTGDGSFLMNGTELVTAVRYQVGAVYIVLNDNYLGMVNHGEHAQAAGEYPLDDPYFSLGDPDLVKFSESLGARAHEVTRPGQLAELLPRVLQRADEERRPQVLVCRIDYREVPPYGDRFAAVASAPKEG